A genomic window from Maridesulfovibrio sp. includes:
- a CDS encoding glycosyltransferase, with protein sequence MPKASILLPVYNAQKTVSRSLKSLLRQDYTDFEICVINDGSTDDTLEVLSRFSDPRIKIYDLPKNLGLVGALNAGIEKIDAEYILRLDADDVCHEERVGTQVRFMEENPELSLSGTWCYIIDRRQNKLLQQVPTGNEDLKSRLYFNNPFVHPSMIFKREVLEKYKYNDEYRHCEDYALWVELSMDEDMFFANLPEALVYKFENSGENISHKYYEDQLRSCSILRRKLLQHLGVDFSDDEMALHDAISINAFHDQDLAIVLQRVEEWLLRLQLANTEAGYIASASFNFELAQRWISIFEHALKTGLVTTTRILISPLVSVLQPAQIRLIETRLGAA encoded by the coding sequence ATGCCTAAAGCTTCCATTTTGCTGCCCGTTTATAATGCCCAAAAGACAGTTTCCAGGTCTTTAAAGTCATTGCTGCGTCAGGATTATACTGATTTTGAAATCTGCGTAATCAATGACGGCTCCACCGACGATACCCTTGAAGTTCTTTCCCGCTTTTCAGACCCTAGAATTAAAATTTATGATCTGCCCAAGAATCTCGGTCTGGTCGGGGCCTTGAATGCCGGAATAGAGAAAATAGATGCGGAATATATTTTGCGGCTGGATGCAGATGATGTCTGCCATGAGGAGAGAGTGGGCACGCAGGTCCGTTTTATGGAAGAAAATCCGGAGCTGAGCCTTTCGGGAACTTGGTGCTACATCATTGACCGCAGGCAGAATAAATTGTTGCAGCAAGTGCCAACCGGAAATGAGGACTTGAAGTCCAGACTGTATTTTAACAATCCGTTTGTTCACCCATCCATGATTTTCAAGAGAGAAGTTCTTGAAAAGTATAAATACAATGACGAATACAGGCATTGTGAGGACTATGCACTGTGGGTTGAGCTGTCCATGGATGAGGATATGTTTTTTGCTAATCTTCCTGAAGCGTTGGTCTATAAATTTGAGAACAGCGGTGAGAATATTTCGCATAAGTATTACGAGGATCAGCTGCGCTCGTGTTCAATTTTGAGGCGGAAACTTTTGCAGCATCTTGGAGTCGATTTTTCTGATGATGAGATGGCCTTGCATGATGCCATTTCAATCAATGCTTTTCACGATCAGGATCTGGCAATAGTTCTGCAAAGGGTTGAGGAATGGCTGTTGCGCTTGCAGCTGGCAAATACCGAAGCCGGATACATCGCTTCCGCAAGCTTTAATTTCGAGTTGGCTCAGCGTTGGATTTCTATTTTTGAACATGCGCTGAAAACAGGGTTGGTCACCACCACACGTATTCTGATTTCACCACTGGTCAGCGTACTGCAACCGGCGCAAATCAGGCTCATTGAGACTCGGCTTGGCGCAGCATAG
- a CDS encoding Hpt domain-containing protein has protein sequence MAATKKEFLTKLFGVFLRDEPARVIKIREAFEAGEMEQLKYLAHSLKGAAATMGADRVREACLNLEYSARDGDKQLSEKNLHILEDEMKLVYDFMSDFIH, from the coding sequence ATGGCCGCCACAAAAAAGGAATTCCTCACTAAACTGTTCGGAGTATTCCTGCGAGATGAACCTGCACGAGTCATCAAAATACGGGAAGCATTCGAAGCCGGGGAAATGGAACAACTTAAGTATCTTGCCCATTCCCTAAAAGGTGCAGCTGCAACCATGGGAGCAGACAGGGTACGCGAAGCCTGTTTGAATTTGGAATACAGTGCCCGTGACGGAGACAAGCAGCTCTCCGAAAAAAACCTGCATATTTTGGAAGACGAAATGAAGCTTGTTTACGACTTCATGAGTGATTTCATCCATTAG
- a CDS encoding KUP/HAK/KT family potassium transporter, translating to MVANPSSKGRQTLLALGALGVVFGDIGTSPLYALKACFSGHHAIALTQANVLGVLSLIIWSLLLVICLKYVTFVMAADNNGEGGIFALYELVSEKDTRRKTTFMLIATMLGGALLYGDGVITPAISVLSAIEGLDVATTVAHQYTIHIACIILLALFTFQSSGTDKIGRFFGPVMLIWFTVIGIFGFISALNSPEVLQAFKPYYAVKFFADNGLGGCMVLGAVVLCVTGGEALFADMGHFGRKPITIAWYLVALPCLLLNYLGQGAMLMRDPKTIINPFFSLFPKVLTLPMVALATLAAIIASQAIISGAFSLTAQAVHLGFIPRIRIRQTSEDNPGQVFVRSVNWLMAGLCITLVIVFKGSEHLAGAYGIAITGTMIITTYLFWFYLRKVRNCPLVLAVLLTGFFAVFDLGFFIVNLTKITGGGWFPILLAGLISYVMIVWIWGRSRLHESLLKRGLEVADLEPEIEKYMLAKVPGEAVFLSASDFIPHAFLQHLRNNRVVHEKLVFLRVNTSSEPFLDVHKRIILKNIDKNIYWMTVNYGFMEKPNLSLAFVQSWNQLGISSTDTYFYLGRMLLRFNNDDKHSVLRRRLFILLSSISEDPLDYLRIPAEKVISIGTAVTV from the coding sequence ATGGTCGCAAATCCGAGTAGTAAAGGACGCCAAACGCTTCTGGCCCTCGGTGCGTTAGGTGTTGTCTTCGGAGATATCGGAACCAGCCCTCTTTATGCCCTGAAGGCATGTTTCAGCGGTCATCACGCAATCGCCCTGACTCAGGCTAATGTGCTGGGAGTGCTTTCCCTGATTATCTGGTCTTTGCTTCTTGTTATCTGCTTGAAGTACGTAACATTTGTTATGGCGGCGGATAACAATGGTGAGGGCGGTATTTTTGCCCTGTATGAACTGGTCAGTGAAAAAGATACTAGGCGCAAAACAACATTCATGCTCATAGCTACCATGCTCGGTGGGGCTTTGCTCTACGGGGACGGAGTCATCACACCTGCCATTTCCGTGCTTTCAGCCATTGAGGGTTTGGATGTGGCTACAACTGTTGCCCATCAGTATACTATCCATATTGCTTGTATAATTTTATTGGCTCTGTTTACTTTTCAAAGTAGTGGAACTGATAAAATCGGCCGTTTTTTCGGACCTGTCATGTTGATATGGTTTACCGTAATCGGCATATTCGGGTTTATTTCCGCTCTTAATAGTCCGGAAGTACTGCAAGCTTTCAAACCATACTATGCTGTTAAGTTTTTTGCGGATAACGGGCTGGGCGGATGTATGGTTCTAGGGGCGGTCGTGCTTTGCGTCACCGGCGGCGAGGCTCTCTTTGCAGATATGGGGCATTTCGGGCGCAAACCAATCACCATAGCATGGTATCTGGTCGCGTTACCCTGCCTTTTATTGAATTATTTAGGACAGGGAGCCATGCTGATGCGTGATCCCAAAACCATCATCAATCCGTTTTTTAGCTTATTCCCAAAAGTATTGACCCTGCCCATGGTCGCACTGGCTACTCTCGCGGCCATTATCGCTTCCCAAGCGATAATTTCAGGAGCTTTTTCCCTCACAGCTCAGGCCGTTCATCTTGGGTTTATTCCGCGTATCCGCATTCGGCAGACTTCGGAAGATAACCCGGGACAGGTTTTCGTTCGCTCAGTTAACTGGCTTATGGCCGGGCTGTGCATTACGCTGGTTATTGTGTTCAAAGGTTCAGAACACCTGGCCGGTGCCTACGGAATAGCAATTACCGGGACCATGATCATAACGACTTATCTCTTTTGGTTTTACCTGCGTAAGGTGCGTAACTGCCCGCTTGTTCTTGCCGTGCTGCTGACCGGTTTTTTTGCTGTTTTCGATTTGGGATTTTTCATCGTCAATTTAACCAAAATTACCGGGGGAGGGTGGTTTCCGATTTTGTTGGCAGGACTTATCTCGTATGTAATGATCGTCTGGATATGGGGACGTTCCCGTCTGCATGAGAGTTTACTGAAGCGGGGACTTGAGGTGGCTGATCTTGAGCCGGAGATTGAAAAATACATGCTGGCAAAAGTTCCGGGAGAGGCTGTTTTTCTTTCTGCATCTGATTTTATTCCCCACGCCTTTCTGCAGCATCTGCGCAACAACCGAGTTGTGCATGAAAAGCTGGTATTCCTGCGGGTAAACACCTCAAGTGAACCATTTCTGGATGTCCACAAACGTATTATATTGAAGAATATTGATAAGAATATCTACTGGATGACCGTAAATTATGGCTTCATGGAGAAGCCGAACCTTTCTCTTGCGTTTGTTCAGTCATGGAATCAGCTGGGAATCAGCAGTACTGATACGTATTTTTATCTGGGGCGCATGCTGTTGCGCTTTAATAACGACGATAAACACAGTGTTCTTAGGCGCAGATTGTTTATTCTGCTCAGTTCCATATCTGAAGACCCGCTGGATTATCTGCGTATTCCGGCGGAGAAGGTCATTAGCATCGGCACTGCCGTAACAGTATAA
- a CDS encoding nuclear transport factor 2 family protein, with product MKKILFSMLMLLMVIFAAVSVSASNNEEVRDQIKDVLFEYKDAYNLRDFNAVRALYAKNAVIMSFPCNSKNEQMFSGFSDNLPRCSSYWLESTFKLRLFKITEFKVDGNKCIARVKWDYRSNDGRGKFTPTFEFLQKDGKWLIEKETYGRKSE from the coding sequence GTGAAGAAAATTTTATTTTCTATGCTGATGTTGTTGATGGTTATTTTTGCTGCTGTTTCTGTATCGGCCTCAAATAATGAAGAGGTGCGTGATCAGATCAAGGACGTTCTGTTTGAGTATAAGGATGCTTACAATTTACGTGATTTTAATGCAGTGAGAGCTCTTTATGCAAAGAACGCGGTAATCATGTCTTTCCCATGCAATTCCAAAAACGAGCAGATGTTCTCTGGTTTTAGTGATAATCTTCCGCGCTGCTCTTCCTATTGGCTGGAAAGTACTTTCAAGCTCCGTCTATTCAAAATTACTGAATTCAAAGTGGATGGCAACAAGTGCATCGCAAGGGTCAAATGGGATTACCGGAGCAATGACGGCCGTGGTAAATTCACTCCTACTTTCGAATTCCTGCAAAAGGATGGCAAGTGGTTGATTGAAAAGGAAACCTATGGTCGCAAATCCGAGTAG
- a CDS encoding adenylyl-sulfate kinase: protein MSNSNGICVNKNWAVWITGLPGCGKSTIAEKLYEHLRSEGLEVFLLSMDERRKLYTPNPEYTCEERQRAYNLFVEDAISIMESGRCVIMDGVAHERCWRNDAREKIECFAEIYLRCPIDMAMRREAGRQQGLVMAGLYEKALERQRTGKQYENLGEVIGVDVKFEEDNNAECIVDTVGKNPEEVFEDVINCLQKWRRMNGIC, encoded by the coding sequence ATGTCCAATTCGAACGGTATATGCGTTAACAAAAACTGGGCGGTATGGATTACCGGATTGCCTGGATGTGGTAAAAGCACCATTGCTGAAAAATTGTATGAGCACCTCCGCTCTGAAGGTCTGGAAGTATTTCTGCTCAGTATGGATGAGCGGCGCAAACTTTATACTCCTAATCCCGAATATACCTGTGAAGAGCGGCAGCGGGCTTACAATCTGTTTGTTGAAGATGCCATCTCCATTATGGAGTCGGGTCGTTGTGTAATTATGGACGGAGTGGCTCATGAGCGGTGCTGGCGAAATGATGCGCGCGAAAAGATAGAGTGTTTTGCAGAAATATACCTCCGTTGTCCTATCGATATGGCTATGAGGCGAGAAGCCGGACGACAACAGGGACTGGTTATGGCCGGTCTTTATGAAAAAGCTCTTGAGAGACAGCGAACCGGAAAGCAGTACGAGAATCTGGGCGAGGTTATCGGGGTGGACGTTAAGTTTGAAGAAGACAATAATGCTGAATGCATTGTAGATACCGTCGGTAAGAATCCAGAAGAGGTCTTTGAAGATGTAATAAATTGTTTGCAAAAATGGCGTAGAATGAACGGGATTTGCTGA
- a CDS encoding phosphotransferase, with protein sequence MIEITAEMLEIYLKEAFGPESTLVDYGDIGTLDKQGMKKFGYGKPLLVRFKVDGEERETVISVMKGDEYGHQFYWDRAAVLMFQYETSARMHRHVKPMGIGYIDTDGVMRPLQNPQEFFILNEKLQGYDYFHDLDRIRQGGFQEQDSQNAASLAEWLAEIHSEKKNDPHLYNRRIRELIGSSECIMGLIDEAYEQPCDFFSQDRFVKLEKKLIDWRWKLFHYTHRLCAVHGDFHPWNVLISGPGEFSVLDRSRGEWGEPAGDLCCMATNYLLFGLYDDCSFSSKFRRMYMTYMEKYLEITGDEEVLQVMAPFFVFRGLVIASPVWYPNHPQPVRDALLRFIENVLEDEVFDYVQFERYMR encoded by the coding sequence ATGATTGAAATCACCGCCGAGATGCTTGAAATTTACCTGAAAGAAGCTTTCGGCCCTGAAAGCACGCTAGTTGATTACGGTGATATCGGTACGCTCGATAAGCAGGGCATGAAGAAGTTCGGTTACGGAAAGCCGTTACTTGTCCGGTTCAAAGTGGACGGCGAAGAAAGGGAAACTGTGATTTCAGTCATGAAAGGTGATGAATACGGCCATCAGTTCTATTGGGATCGGGCAGCGGTTCTTATGTTCCAGTACGAAACCTCGGCCCGGATGCATCGTCATGTAAAGCCCATGGGGATCGGGTACATAGATACTGATGGGGTTATGCGTCCGTTGCAGAACCCGCAGGAATTTTTCATTCTTAATGAAAAGTTGCAGGGGTATGATTATTTCCATGATCTTGATCGGATACGGCAGGGCGGATTTCAGGAACAGGATTCTCAGAATGCTGCCAGTCTTGCCGAATGGTTGGCTGAAATCCATTCAGAGAAGAAAAACGATCCGCATTTGTACAACCGCCGTATCCGTGAACTGATCGGATCAAGTGAATGTATCATGGGACTGATTGACGAGGCTTACGAACAACCTTGCGATTTTTTTTCGCAGGACCGTTTTGTTAAACTCGAAAAAAAACTGATCGACTGGCGCTGGAAACTTTTTCATTACACTCACCGTCTTTGTGCGGTTCACGGTGATTTCCACCCGTGGAATGTACTTATCAGCGGGCCGGGAGAATTCAGTGTGCTTGACCGCAGCCGAGGGGAGTGGGGAGAACCTGCCGGAGATCTTTGCTGCATGGCGACTAACTATCTTCTTTTCGGCCTTTACGACGATTGCAGCTTTTCCAGCAAGTTTCGTAGAATGTATATGACATACATGGAGAAATATCTGGAAATAACCGGTGACGAAGAGGTGTTGCAGGTTATGGCCCCGTTTTTCGTTTTTCGCGGCCTGGTGATCGCTTCTCCCGTCTGGTATCCGAACCACCCTCAGCCGGTGCGTGATGCATTACTGCGTTTTATTGAAAATGTCCTTGAAGATGAGGTCTTTGACTATGTCCAATTCGAACGGTATATGCGTTAA
- a CDS encoding carbohydrate kinase family protein, with product MQILVSGSLAYDRIMSFPGSFADHILPDKIHMLNVCFLVDGLDERFGGTAGNIAYALSMLDEKPEILATAGKDFDGYEKWLDDNKISRKGIKRVDDEFTAGAYITTDKSDNQITGFNPGAMKFSCDYDFSAVDPSAALAIVSPGNLDDMQNFPKVYREKGVPYIYDPGQNIPAFSGEQLLEMIGGCKILVSNDYELEMIMKSTGKTRDELMGICESIIVTLGERGCLVVEKGGETEVPAARAEVVEDPTGAGDAFRAGLIKGLAMGKNLVESAHVGAVSAVYCVEKLGTQEHSYTEEEFWARYEQNFGKL from the coding sequence ATGCAGATACTGGTTTCCGGTTCTTTGGCCTATGACAGAATTATGAGTTTTCCCGGCAGTTTTGCCGATCATATCCTGCCCGACAAAATTCACATGCTTAACGTGTGCTTTTTGGTTGACGGCCTTGACGAACGTTTTGGCGGTACAGCCGGAAACATAGCTTACGCACTTTCCATGCTCGATGAAAAACCTGAAATTCTTGCCACTGCCGGTAAAGACTTTGACGGCTATGAGAAGTGGCTGGATGATAACAAAATCAGCCGTAAGGGTATTAAACGTGTTGATGACGAGTTTACTGCCGGGGCTTACATAACTACAGATAAGTCTGATAACCAGATCACCGGATTCAACCCCGGAGCAATGAAGTTCAGCTGCGATTATGATTTTTCCGCTGTCGATCCTTCCGCCGCTCTGGCTATCGTTTCTCCCGGCAACCTCGATGATATGCAGAATTTTCCCAAGGTTTACCGCGAAAAGGGTGTACCGTACATCTATGATCCGGGTCAGAATATTCCCGCATTCAGCGGCGAACAGCTGCTGGAAATGATCGGCGGTTGCAAGATTCTTGTTTCCAATGATTATGAGCTGGAAATGATTATGAAATCAACTGGCAAGACCCGTGATGAGCTTATGGGAATCTGTGAGTCCATCATCGTTACACTTGGCGAACGGGGCTGCCTTGTTGTTGAAAAAGGTGGTGAAACCGAAGTTCCCGCAGCCAGAGCCGAAGTTGTGGAAGACCCAACCGGTGCAGGTGATGCTTTCCGTGCCGGACTGATCAAAGGACTCGCCATGGGGAAAAACCTTGTTGAATCCGCGCATGTGGGCGCAGTGAGCGCTGTTTACTGTGTTGAAAAACTAGGCACTCAGGAACATTCTTATACCGAGGAAGAGTTCTGGGCGCGTTATGAGCAGAACTTCGGAAAGCTTTAG
- the cutA gene encoding divalent-cation tolerance protein CutA, producing MSVMLVYITAGDVEEAREIGSELLMRNLAACVNIIEKMESMYWWEGKLEHSAEAVLLAKTTPELVETLVGTVKNIHSYDCPAILAFESRQGNEDFFEWVNSHTKSL from the coding sequence ATGTCCGTGATGCTGGTTTATATTACGGCAGGTGATGTGGAAGAAGCGCGTGAGATAGGCAGTGAGCTGCTCATGCGCAATCTTGCCGCTTGTGTAAATATAATAGAGAAAATGGAGTCCATGTATTGGTGGGAAGGCAAGCTGGAACATTCAGCAGAAGCGGTACTCTTAGCCAAAACAACTCCTGAACTGGTTGAGACATTGGTAGGAACTGTTAAAAATATTCACAGTTATGATTGTCCGGCCATCCTTGCTTTTGAGTCCAGGCAAGGCAATGAAGATTTTTTTGAATGGGTGAACAGTCATACCAAGTCGCTGTAA
- a CDS encoding cytochrome c, with protein MKIALGLVVAALISIAGFGLSVSGAEDGSGLVLAKCSSCHSMKRVCRNLGKKDLAAWEKTNQRMADMGMTITADELDAISNYLANAKPGSNALCK; from the coding sequence ATGAAAATAGCATTAGGTTTAGTCGTCGCAGCTCTTATCAGTATTGCCGGATTCGGCCTTTCGGTTTCCGGTGCTGAAGATGGGTCCGGTCTTGTTCTTGCGAAGTGTTCAAGCTGTCACAGCATGAAAAGAGTCTGCCGCAATCTGGGCAAAAAAGACCTTGCCGCGTGGGAAAAAACCAACCAGCGCATGGCTGATATGGGCATGACCATAACAGCAGATGAACTGGATGCGATAAGCAATTACCTCGCCAATGCGAAACCGGGTTCCAATGCTTTATGTAAGTAG
- the nth gene encoding endonuclease III, protein MKMNPPDKKILERATVIFDRLIRRYPDPEPELDWTNAWELMVATALAAQCTDVRVNKVTPELFRRWPGPAEMDKADLAEVEDVIRSTGLFRNKAKNLKGAAAVVMNEFGGEMPRTMKDMIKLPGVARKTANIVLSNAMNIHEGVAVDTHVKRLSFRMGLTKSTNPTVIEKDLMPLFKRENWGDANHILVLYGREICSARNPKCDICELNDICPQNGIEKK, encoded by the coding sequence ATGAAAATGAATCCCCCTGATAAAAAGATTTTGGAACGCGCAACGGTAATCTTCGACCGCTTAATCAGGCGATATCCTGATCCGGAACCGGAACTGGACTGGACCAATGCATGGGAACTTATGGTTGCTACAGCGCTGGCAGCCCAGTGTACAGACGTGCGGGTCAACAAAGTTACACCGGAGCTTTTCAGACGCTGGCCCGGCCCGGCTGAAATGGATAAGGCGGATCTAGCTGAAGTAGAAGACGTAATCCGTTCCACCGGACTTTTCCGCAATAAGGCAAAGAACCTTAAAGGAGCGGCAGCAGTTGTCATGAACGAATTCGGCGGCGAAATGCCCCGGACCATGAAGGACATGATCAAGCTCCCCGGAGTGGCCCGCAAAACTGCCAATATTGTTCTTTCCAATGCCATGAATATTCATGAAGGGGTAGCCGTGGACACTCACGTTAAGCGGCTTTCATTCAGGATGGGTTTGACCAAAAGCACCAACCCCACTGTCATTGAAAAAGACCTGATGCCGCTTTTCAAGCGAGAGAACTGGGGCGATGCCAACCACATTCTCGTACTTTACGGGCGAGAGATATGTTCTGCACGCAATCCCAAATGCGACATCTGTGAATTAAACGATATCTGTCCACAAAACGGAATTGAGAAAAAATAA
- the tgt gene encoding tRNA guanosine(34) transglycosylase Tgt: MSEEKKKPGTFTVHATDGHARRGTLVTAHGEIQTPVYMPVGTQGAVKAVSPRDLREIGSQIILGNTYHLYLRPGDDLVARRGGLHKFSTWDKPILTDSGGFQVFSLESIRKITEQGVEFRSYLDGSKHFFSPEKVISIQNNIGSDIMMVLDECVGYGHDRDYTARSLEMTTRWAKRCRDAYPVGSGDQLMFGIVQGGFHKDLREVSLEQLTEIPFEGYAIGGLSVGEPIPDMYDILQHIGPKLPENKPRYLMGVGTPLDILEGIANGVDMFDCVLPTRNARNGTLFTSLGKVNIKRAQYREDDSPLDPNCDCYTCRTFSKAYLRHLYTAKELLSYQLNSIHNLRFFLKLTEEARDAIEKGTFNDLRKRYEAVYEPAVR; encoded by the coding sequence ATGAGCGAAGAAAAAAAGAAACCCGGAACATTCACCGTTCACGCCACTGACGGCCACGCCCGCCGTGGAACACTTGTCACCGCCCACGGTGAAATCCAGACCCCAGTCTATATGCCTGTAGGCACTCAGGGGGCGGTAAAGGCAGTATCCCCGCGCGACCTGCGTGAGATCGGTTCCCAGATTATCCTCGGCAACACCTATCATCTCTATCTGCGTCCAGGTGATGATCTCGTTGCCCGGCGCGGAGGGCTGCACAAATTTTCCACATGGGACAAACCGATCCTTACCGACAGCGGCGGTTTTCAGGTTTTCAGCCTTGAATCAATCCGCAAGATAACCGAGCAGGGAGTTGAGTTCCGCTCCTATCTTGACGGGTCAAAGCATTTCTTTTCCCCGGAAAAAGTTATCTCCATCCAGAACAACATCGGCTCCGACATCATGATGGTTCTTGATGAATGCGTTGGCTATGGTCATGACCGTGATTATACCGCCCGCTCACTTGAAATGACCACGCGCTGGGCAAAACGGTGCCGCGATGCCTATCCGGTAGGTTCCGGTGATCAGCTTATGTTCGGTATCGTTCAGGGCGGATTCCACAAGGACTTACGCGAAGTGTCCCTCGAACAGCTTACCGAGATTCCATTTGAAGGTTACGCTATCGGCGGCCTGAGTGTCGGCGAACCCATCCCGGACATGTATGATATTCTACAGCACATAGGACCTAAGCTTCCTGAGAACAAGCCCCGCTATCTTATGGGGGTCGGAACTCCGCTTGATATCCTGGAAGGCATAGCAAACGGCGTGGATATGTTCGACTGCGTACTGCCCACAAGAAATGCCCGTAACGGAACACTGTTCACCAGTCTCGGCAAAGTAAATATCAAACGCGCCCAGTACCGTGAAGATGATTCTCCGCTGGACCCCAACTGCGACTGTTACACCTGCCGCACATTCAGCAAAGCATACCTGCGCCATCTGTACACCGCCAAGGAATTACTTTCCTATCAGCTCAACTCAATCCACAACCTGCGTTTCTTCCTCAAACTGACCGAAGAAGCGCGTGATGCTATTGAGAAAGGCACATTTAACGACCTAAGAAAAAGATACGAAGCTGTCTACGAACCTGCTGTTCGTTAA
- a CDS encoding YihY/virulence factor BrkB family protein, protein MPVGKVIQRISDFFLIDIWDWSTSNESSPLRSLHTMSRIAYLVAVGFLKDQCIIRAAALTFTTMLSIVPFLAVAFSLMKGMGFQDSNFIHDMLLKVSAGREEVVAKILEYVDNTNVQTLGWIGVGTLLFTVLSTVGTVEKAFNIIWKVRHGRTFWRKFTDFFSVIFICPVAVIVATSVSVAIKKQAALHQLENIYGMNTLESFLINLTPLVLIWIAFTFVYAFMPNTRVRIGSALAGGVVAGTVWQMAQWAYINWQIGVSKYNAIYGSFAQLPLFLVWLYASWVIVLLGSEISYAVQNVMLYRQQRFMPDAGVEDMQKFSLLALSLMSLRFNRSESPYDVEELATEVGVPVRFISPLLDRFVEGGILLKSAEENSEVYSFAVSPNNVTMLQVMGILSGAGKGASAVVENPGLLFISKMFDDIKLVLRESGCDVSLTNCGENMGKFFKRLPAPPSEKKEPQ, encoded by the coding sequence ATGCCTGTGGGAAAGGTTATACAGCGGATTTCGGACTTCTTTTTAATTGATATCTGGGATTGGAGCACTTCCAATGAGAGCAGCCCCTTGCGGTCCCTGCATACCATGTCCCGCATTGCTTATCTGGTCGCCGTAGGCTTTCTCAAAGACCAGTGTATTATCCGTGCTGCCGCACTTACCTTTACTACCATGCTTTCAATTGTTCCTTTTTTGGCTGTTGCTTTTTCATTGATGAAAGGGATGGGCTTTCAGGACTCCAATTTTATTCACGACATGCTGCTCAAGGTTTCCGCCGGAAGGGAAGAGGTGGTAGCCAAGATTCTGGAATACGTAGACAATACCAATGTACAGACTCTTGGATGGATAGGGGTGGGCACTTTGCTTTTTACAGTTCTATCTACAGTCGGTACGGTGGAAAAGGCTTTTAATATTATTTGGAAGGTTCGGCATGGCCGTACTTTCTGGCGCAAGTTTACCGACTTTTTTTCGGTTATTTTCATATGTCCGGTGGCGGTGATCGTTGCTACCAGCGTCAGTGTTGCCATCAAGAAACAGGCCGCGCTTCATCAATTGGAAAATATTTACGGTATGAACACGCTGGAGTCTTTCCTGATTAATCTGACTCCACTCGTACTGATTTGGATTGCTTTTACTTTTGTCTATGCTTTTATGCCTAATACAAGGGTGCGGATTGGCAGCGCGCTTGCCGGTGGAGTTGTTGCCGGGACTGTATGGCAGATGGCCCAGTGGGCATACATCAACTGGCAGATCGGTGTGTCCAAGTATAATGCCATTTATGGAAGTTTCGCGCAGTTGCCGCTTTTTCTGGTTTGGCTGTATGCCAGTTGGGTGATTGTTCTGCTTGGTTCTGAAATCAGTTACGCTGTGCAGAATGTTATGCTCTACCGTCAGCAGAGATTTATGCCCGATGCGGGCGTAGAGGACATGCAGAAATTTTCATTATTGGCTCTGAGTCTGATGTCCTTGCGTTTTAATCGCTCAGAATCTCCGTATGATGTTGAGGAACTTGCGACTGAGGTTGGGGTTCCGGTGCGTTTTATTTCCCCTTTATTGGATAGATTTGTCGAGGGAGGCATTCTTTTGAAAAGTGCAGAGGAAAATAGCGAGGTCTATTCCTTTGCTGTTTCACCGAATAATGTGACCATGCTGCAGGTTATGGGGATTCTGTCAGGAGCAGGTAAGGGCGCCAGCGCAGTGGTTGAAAATCCGGGGCTGCTATTCATCTCCAAAATGTTCGATGATATCAAACTTGTTCTACGCGAGAGCGGATGTGATGTTTCACTGACTAACTGTGGTGAAAATATGGGTAAATTTTTTAAGAGACTTCCAGCTCCGCCATCGGAAAAAAAGGAACCGCAGTAA